The following are encoded together in the Triticum dicoccoides isolate Atlit2015 ecotype Zavitan chromosome 6B, WEW_v2.0, whole genome shotgun sequence genome:
- the LOC119322727 gene encoding putative F-box protein At2g02030 isoform X1, translating to MLTGNNDMKPPIPKRPRRMAMSPESAPLASGSSSFIPDDIIFFQILVLLPVKSLVRFQTVCKSWRTTLTSISFVRWHLELSKRTRSTMVLVPRKYQEDRRKACSRLLSISSFQPGESKCAELIFRKEFHPYGIPVFSIPLHCDGLILIPCIMGKIFICNPATREFVELPPGSPSVLFEHRVAFGFDPWSGTYKVARHFIRSYRDTLQIDGEGGTTREYSSGHEILTFGGDSKEEAWVWKATVDPPYPIKARTPICLPGVFFWSALKSMAHGKVISNVILRFSLLDETFTVHPNPPCSDHLGKNDALSALGGKLCYIHSPTPWEIAIWLAEDGPNLTWSLCRRVSLPIPRNLLAFACASTDPDKIFLSIDARYLLRCDLHDESLEEIINMRDMLYDLRNGRKFTIGSLLVAHYMVPFVESLLRIRSS from the coding sequence ATGTTGACCGGAAACAACGATATGAAGCCGCCGATTCCTAAACGACCCCGGCGGATGGCTATGTCGCCGGAATCAGCACCTTTAGCCTCCGGCAGTAGCAGCTTCATCCCAGATGATATAATCTTCTTTCAGATACTCGTACTTCTTCCTGTGAAGTCCCTTGTGCGCTTCCAAACCGTCTGCAAGTCATGGCGCACCACATTAACCAGCATCAGTTTCGTGCGCTGGCACCTGGAGCTTTCCAAGCGAACAAGGTCGACCATGGTCCTCGTGCCACGCAAGTATCAGGAGGACCGACGGAAGGCGTGTTCTAGATTACTCAGTATCTCCAGCTTCCAGCCAGGGGAAAGCAAGTGTGCGGAGCTTATCTTCCGAAAGGAATTTCATCCCTATGGGATCCCTGTGTTCAGCATTCCTCTCCATTGTGATGGCCTGATATTGATCCCTTGCATAATGGGGAAAATTTTCATCTGCAACCCGGCCACTAGAGAGTTTGTTGAGTTGCCACCTGGAAGCCCAAGTGTTCTCTTTGAGCACAGGGTCGCCTTTGGCTTTGATCCTTGGAGTGGTACCTACAAGGTGGCGAGGCACTTCATCCGCTCGTACAGAGATACTCTGCAAATAGATGGGGAAGGAGGCACCACTAGAGAATACAGCAGTGGACATGAGATCTTAACATTCGGTGGTGATAGCAAAGAAGAAGCTTGGGTATGGAAGGCCACTGTGGATCCACCATACCCTATCAAGGCCAGGACTCCAATTTGTCTCCCAGGGGTCTTCTTTTGGAGTGCTCTCAAGTCCATGGCACATGGCAAGGTTATCTCGAATGTCATCCTTCGATttagtttacttgatgaaacatttaCGGTGCACCCTAACCCTCCATGTAGTGATCATCTAGGCAAGAATGATGCACTATCTGCACTAGGTGGAAAGTTATGCTATATCCACTCTCCCACTCCGTGGGAGATTGCCATTTGGTTAGCGGAAGATGGGCCAAATCTGACTTGGTCACTATGCCGCCGTGTCAGTCTGCCGATACCAAGAAATCTTCTTGCCTTTGCATGTGCGTCAACTGACCCGGACAAGATATTCCTCTCCATTGATGCGCGCTACCTTCTCAGGTGTGACCTCCATGATGAATCTCTTGAAGAAATAATCAACATGCGTGACATGTTGTATGATCTCCGGAACGGTAGAAAATTCACCATTGGTTCACTCCTTGTTGCCCACTATATGGTGCCATTTGTGGAATCACTGTTGCGCATCAGATCTTCATAG
- the LOC119322727 gene encoding putative F-box protein At5g52610 isoform X2, which yields MLTGNNDMKPPIPKRPRRMAMSPESAPLASGSSSFIPDDIIFFQILVLLPVKSLVRFQTVCKSWRTTLTSISFVRWHLELSKRTRSTMVLVPRKYQEDRRKACSRLLSISSFQPGESKCAELIFRKEFHPYGIPVFSIPLHCDGLILIPCIMGKIFICNPATREFVELPPGSPSVLFEHRVAFGFDPWSGTYKVARHFIRSYRDTLQIDGEGGTTREYSSGHEILTFGGDSKEEAWVWKATVDPPYPIKARTPICLPGVFFWSALKSMAHGKARMMHYLH from the exons ATGTTGACCGGAAACAACGATATGAAGCCGCCGATTCCTAAACGACCCCGGCGGATGGCTATGTCGCCGGAATCAGCACCTTTAGCCTCCGGCAGTAGCAGCTTCATCCCAGATGATATAATCTTCTTTCAGATACTCGTACTTCTTCCTGTGAAGTCCCTTGTGCGCTTCCAAACCGTCTGCAAGTCATGGCGCACCACATTAACCAGCATCAGTTTCGTGCGCTGGCACCTGGAGCTTTCCAAGCGAACAAGGTCGACCATGGTCCTCGTGCCACGCAAGTATCAGGAGGACCGACGGAAGGCGTGTTCTAGATTACTCAGTATCTCCAGCTTCCAGCCAGGGGAAAGCAAGTGTGCGGAGCTTATCTTCCGAAAGGAATTTCATCCCTATGGGATCCCTGTGTTCAGCATTCCTCTCCATTGTGATGGCCTGATATTGATCCCTTGCATAATGGGGAAAATTTTCATCTGCAACCCGGCCACTAGAGAGTTTGTTGAGTTGCCACCTGGAAGCCCAAGTGTTCTCTTTGAGCACAGGGTCGCCTTTGGCTTTGATCCTTGGAGTGGTACCTACAAGGTGGCGAGGCACTTCATCCGCTCGTACAGAGATACTCTGCAAATAGATGGGGAAGGAGGCACCACTAGAGAATACAGCAGTGGACATGAGATCTTAACATTCGGTGGTGATAGCAAAGAAGAAGCTTGGGTATGGAAGGCCACTGTGGATCCACCATACCCTATCAAGGCCAGGACTCCAATTTGTCTCCCAGGGGTCTTCTTTTGGAGTGCTCTCAAGTCCATGGCACATGGCAAG GCAAGAATGATGCACTATCTGCACTAG
- the LOC119322727 gene encoding putative F-box protein At5g52610 isoform X3: MLTGNNDMKPPIPKRPRRMAMSPESAPLASGSSSFIPDDIIFFQILVLLPVKSLVRFQTVCKSWRTTLTSISFVRWHLELSKRTRSTMVLVPRKYQEDRRKACSRLLSISSFQPGESKCAELIFRKEFHPYGIPVFSIPLHCDGLILIPCIMGKIFICNPATREFVELPPGSPSVLFEHRVAFGFDPWSGTYKVARHFIRSYRDTLQIDGEGGTTREYSSGHEILTFGGDSKEEAWVWKATVDPPYPIKARTPICLPGVFFWSALKSMAHGK; the protein is encoded by the exons ATGTTGACCGGAAACAACGATATGAAGCCGCCGATTCCTAAACGACCCCGGCGGATGGCTATGTCGCCGGAATCAGCACCTTTAGCCTCCGGCAGTAGCAGCTTCATCCCAGATGATATAATCTTCTTTCAGATACTCGTACTTCTTCCTGTGAAGTCCCTTGTGCGCTTCCAAACCGTCTGCAAGTCATGGCGCACCACATTAACCAGCATCAGTTTCGTGCGCTGGCACCTGGAGCTTTCCAAGCGAACAAGGTCGACCATGGTCCTCGTGCCACGCAAGTATCAGGAGGACCGACGGAAGGCGTGTTCTAGATTACTCAGTATCTCCAGCTTCCAGCCAGGGGAAAGCAAGTGTGCGGAGCTTATCTTCCGAAAGGAATTTCATCCCTATGGGATCCCTGTGTTCAGCATTCCTCTCCATTGTGATGGCCTGATATTGATCCCTTGCATAATGGGGAAAATTTTCATCTGCAACCCGGCCACTAGAGAGTTTGTTGAGTTGCCACCTGGAAGCCCAAGTGTTCTCTTTGAGCACAGGGTCGCCTTTGGCTTTGATCCTTGGAGTGGTACCTACAAGGTGGCGAGGCACTTCATCCGCTCGTACAGAGATACTCTGCAAATAGATGGGGAAGGAGGCACCACTAGAGAATACAGCAGTGGACATGAGATCTTAACATTCGGTGGTGATAGCAAAGAAGAAGCTTGGGTATGGAAGGCCACTGTGGATCCACCATACCCTATCAAGGCCAGGACTCCAATTTGTCTCCCAGGGGTCTTCTTTTGGAGTGCTCTCAAGTCCATGGCACATGGCAAG TGA
- the LOC119326587 gene encoding uncharacterized protein LOC119326587, with protein sequence MSAAKHCHERACSRQATSPVETGLVVGEAADERRAVSCPPWQDIQQASDVVVCREPATCLRRSYAVRWGIDLAKEKLGPRGCRSHGGTHHYLQPRGFTRVKSGILFQEPKLLRRLLSAGTGGAIFVRLGGFRPPSLDAFAAARPHFVQSLRGCLVTAQVRPAKSRALWARQNIGEQIGRPRLPTIWRRNRGGKLQRAWRAKIWVLIQTRCEALVNANILAGQTRATIQTTPARPWRRLKCVDACGWAHNPWPILNYTRSSAKPSFWVLVDITEYIQPHCP encoded by the exons ATGTCCGCCGCCAAACACTGCCACGAGCGGGCCTGCAGCAGGCAAGCGACGTCGCCCGTCGAGACGGGACTGGTTGTGGGAGAAGCTGCTGACGAGAGACGCGCCGTCAGCTGCCCACCGTGGCAGGACATACAGCAGGCCAGCGACGTCGTCGTCTGCCGGGAGCCCGCGACTTGTCTCCGGAGGAGCTACGCGGTTCGTTGGGGGATCGATCTGGCGAAGGAGAAGCTCGGGCCGCGTGGTTGCCGGAGCCATGGCGGGACGCATCATTATCTACAACCTCGTGGATTCACCCGAGTGAAAAGTGGGATCCTTTTCCAGGAGCCGAAGCTGCTGCGACGCCTGCTGTCTGCCGGCACCGGTGGTGCCATCTTCGTCAGACTTGGAGGATTTAGACCACCATCTTTGGATGCATTCGCGGCAGCACGGCCGCATTTCGTACAGAGTCTGCGAGGCTGTTTGGTTACTGCCCAAGTCCGCCCAGCCAAATCGCGGGCGCTGTGGGCGCGCCAAAATATCGGCGAGCAAATCGGCCGCCCGCGTCTCCCAACGATTTGGCGTAGAAACAGAGGGGGAAAGCTACAGCGGGCTTGGCGTGCCAAAATTTGGGTGCTCATCCAAACGAGATGTGAAGCCCTGGTCAACGCCAATATTTTGGCTGGGCAGACACGGGCTACGATCCAAACAACCCCTGCAAGGCCTTGGAGGAGGCTCAAATGCGTGGATGCTTGTGGCTGGGCGCACAATCCATGGCCAATTCTGAATTACACAC GCTCATCAGCCAAGCCATCCTTTTGGGTTTTGGTAGACATAACGGAGTATATTCAGCCACACTGCCCGTAG